ATACCAGTAACAACTCTGGATACATAAAGGTGAAGTCCAGGGATATTTTAGCCCTTTGAACCCAACTATactgtttttttaaaacattatagttttatggcttttttttttattttggccCCAGCATCAAACTGTACCCAGCCTGGAAGTTATTGAAGGGAAACAGATTGTGCCAAGATATTCCTTTCTCTGGCAAGCTCCTTGTCTTCATCACCAAGATCCCACATAAAAAGCTACTTGTTTCTAGGCTATACAttagaaaacaaaccccaaacccagcctggagagAGCAGCCGTTgttgctggggctgttcaggCCCTCAGGACGATTTCCACCGCAGGAGCGAGAACACCTTGTGGATCACATACAGCAGGGTGGCCACGAATGCAAATACCTGGGATGGAAAAACACAGCAGCCCATCAGTGTTCTGGGGcacagtgccaccccagcactgAGCCCACGCCTCGTGACGTGCCACATGTCTGGGGACACCCGTGCATGCTGAGACGGTGACTGGTTtctctcccccctccccaaactgTTGGTGCAAACACAGATTTGCACTTGAGGCCACTCCAGAGCCACCTgctgccattccctgccctcctgccaggCACTCACCACAGCTGCAATGTTCTCCCTGTACTCCTGTGCCAGGAGTATGGAGGACAAGCCAAGCGCATAGGTCATGTAGGCTTCCAGCACCGCGGCGCTGAGGTAGAACAGCGCTGCCGTGCTGTGGCAGATGGCATCCTAAGGGACAAGGAGCACACCGTCACCTCCAAGGGAGTCACACTGCCCCTACAACCAGGCTGccagctggggagcagcagcagcaccctccTGGTGACAAAGCCACCCCTAGGGTCTGTCACAGGCACGTACCAAGGTGACCCAGCagctgccgccgccgccatgaGCGCCGCAGAAGTAGAGGCACAGGAGGGAGATGGACATGACGAAGCAGAACACGGAGA
This sequence is a window from Zonotrichia albicollis isolate bZonAlb1 chromosome 3, bZonAlb1.hap1, whole genome shotgun sequence. Protein-coding genes within it:
- the MAL gene encoding myelin and lymphocyte protein isoform X2, giving the protein MSSSTSTTTLPRGLAVLTTFPDVLFIPEIIFGGLVWILVASSKVPDPMLQGWVMFVSVFCFVMSISLLCLYFCGAHGGGGSCWVTLDAICHSTAALFYLSAAVLEAYMTYALGLSSILLAQEYRENIAAVVFAFVATLLYVIHKVFSLLRWKSS
- the MAL gene encoding myelin and lymphocyte protein isoform X1, with translation MCSARGMSVFWLCSGQVTLSHTHPVPHFDLQIFGGLVWILVASSKVPDPMLQGWVMFVSVFCFVMSISLLCLYFCGAHGGGGSCWVTLDAICHSTAALFYLSAAVLEAYMTYALGLSSILLAQEYRENIAAVVFAFVATLLYVIHKVFSLLRWKSS